A genomic region of Pseudochaenichthys georgianus chromosome 12, fPseGeo1.2, whole genome shotgun sequence contains the following coding sequences:
- the tbx3a gene encoding T-box transcription factor TBX3a isoform X1, which translates to MNFLMRDPVIQGSSMAYHPFMPHRGPEFAMSAMLGHQPPFFPALALQHGGSLSLPGGLGKPIMDQLMGAAESGLHFSSLGHQAAAAHLRPMKTLEPEEEVEDDPKVHLEAKELWELFHKRGTEMVITKSGRRMFPPFKVRCTGLDKKAKYILLMDIVAADDCRYKFHNSRWMVAGKADPEMPKRMYIHPDSPATGEQWMSKVVNFHKLKLTNNISDKHGFVSSTNTILNSMHKYQPRFHIVRANDILKLPYSTFRTYVFPETDFIAVTAYQNDKITQLKIDHNPFAKGFRDTGNGRREKRKQLALQSMRSYEEQQKKENGASDDSSGEQASFKCFGQASSPAVSTAGPPHLKDFCDSDEDSDDESKDGHIKDGPDSNKISTTTKDGKDHEASPAKGHTFSKTDSSRSRDSGPRTEKSQADSRQSPITVISSTTRSGEDLKSPSLEQPKTDECRSIGKDSFMPLTVQTESPHMAHSHFPNFGFPTGLTGQQFFNHLGSAHPFLLHPSQFNMGGAFSNMAAGMGPLLAAVSTGGVSTMDTASMASPSQSLTGAPGLPFHLQQHVLASQGLAMSPFGGLFPYPYTYMAAAAAASSAAVHRHPFLNAVRPRLRYSPYSIPMTVPDSTLLTMPSMAGGGTELKGDGLVPASPVSGISLDSTSEVTSHSSGISSGSVSMSPKTCTEKDAASELQSIQRLVSGLESNQDRPRSGSP; encoded by the exons ATGAACTTCCTGATGAGAGATCCAGTCATACAGGGATCAAGTATGGCATATCATCCCTTTATGCCTCACCGGGGTCCGGAATTTGCCATGAGTGCAATGCTGGGTCACCAGCCTCCTTTCTTCCCGGCTCTGGCTCTCCAACACGGCGGATCGCTCTCCCTGCCGGGCGGCCTGGGGAAGCCGATCATGGACCAGCTGATGGGAGCCGCGGAGTCCGGCCTACACTTCTCTTCGCTTGGGCACCAGGCTGCGGCCGCACACCTCCGGCCTATGAAGACCCTGGAGCCCGAAGAGGAGGTGGAAGACGACCCTAAAGTTCACCTCGAAGCCAAGGAGCTTTGGGAACTCTTCCACAAGAGAGGCACCGAGATGGTGATCACAAAATCCGGAAG GCGAATGTTCCCCCCGTTCAAAGTGAGGTGCACTGGTCTGGACaaaaaggccaaatatattctCTTGATGGACATTGTTGCGGCCGACGACTGCAGATATAAATTTCATAACTCCCGCTGGATGGTGGCAGGGAAGGCCGACCCCGAAATGCCAAAGAGGATGTACATTCACCCGGACAGTCCGGCTACTGGTGAACAGTGGATGTCTAAAGTCGTCAATTTTCACAAACTCAAGTTGACTAACAACATTTCCGACAAGCACGGATTTGTAAGTTCAACTAAT ACCATACTCAACTCCATGCACAAATATCAGCCTCGATTTCACATTGTGAGGGCAAACGATATTCTCAAACTACCGTACAGTACCTTCAGGACATACGTTTTTCCTGAAACTGATTTCATTGCAGTGACTGCTTATCAAAATGACAAG ATCACCCAGCTGAAAATTGATCACAATCCATTTGCCAAAGGATTCCGTGACACGGGCAATGGGAGACGGGAAAAGAG GAAACAGCTGGCTCTGCAATCCATGCGTTCATACGAGGAGCAGCAGAAAAAGGAGAACGGGGCTTCAGACGACTCCTCCGGAGAGCAGGCTTCCTTTAAGTGCTTCGGCCAGGCCTCCTCCCCTGCCGTTTCTACCGCGGGCCCCCCACACCTGAAAG ATTTCTGCGACAGCGATGAGGACAGCGACGATGAGAGCAAAGATGGACACATCAAAGATGGTCCAGACTCCAACAAGATTTCCACGACTACCAAGGATGGGAAGGATCATGAGGCGAGCCCAGCTAAGGGGCACACCTTTAGCAAAACTGACTCTAGCAGGAGCCGTGACAGTGGTCCCAGGACAGAGAAAAGCCAGGCAGACTCGCGGCAGAGCCCCATCACCGTCATCTCCAGCACCACCCGCTCTGGAGAAGATCTCAAAAGCCCGAGTCTGGAACAGCCTAAAACGGACGAGTGCAGGTCAATAGGCAAAGACAGTTTCATGCCTTTGACTGTTCAGACTGAAAGCCCGCACATGGCCCACAGCCACTTTCCTAATTTCGGATTTCCAACAGGCCTAACAGGACAACAGTTTTTCAATCACCTTGGGAGTGCGCACCCGTTTCTCTTGCACCCAAGTCAGTTCAACATGGGAGGTGCATTCTCAAACATGGCCGCGGGCATGGGGCCACTTTTGGCAGCTGTGTCAACGGGAGGGGTGAGCACCATGGACACAGCTAGCATGGCATCACCTTCGCAAAGCTTGACGGGAGCGCCAGGCCTGCCCTTTCATCTGCAGCAACATGTCTTGGCATCGCAG GGTCTTGCCATGTCTCCGTTTGGAGGTTTGTTCCCCTATCCGTACACGTACATGGCTGCAGCCGCGGCAGCCTCCTCTGCTGCGGTGCACCGGCACCCGTTCCTGAACGCAGTGCGTCCCCGACTCAGGTACAGCCCTTACTCTATCCCCATGACGGTACCGGACAGCACCCTGCTCACCATGCCCTCCATGGCCGGCGGCGGAACCGAGCTGAAAGGAGATGGCCTGGTCCCGGCCAGCCCCGTGTCTGGTATCAGCCTGGATTCCACATCGGAGGTGACCAGCCACTCATCCGGCATTTCCTCCGGCTCTGTCTCCATGTCACCAAAAACTTGCACGGAGAAAGACGCAGCCAGCGAGCTGCAGAGCATCCAGCGCCTGGTCAGCGGACTGGAATCAAATCAGGACAGGCCACGGAGCGGATCCCCatag
- the tbx3a gene encoding T-box transcription factor TBX3a isoform X2 has translation MNFLMRDPVIQGSSMAYHPFMPHRGPEFAMSAMLGHQPPFFPALALQHGGSLSLPGGLGKPIMDQLMGAAESGLHFSSLGHQAAAAHLRPMKTLEPEEEVEDDPKVHLEAKELWELFHKRGTEMVITKSGRRMFPPFKVRCTGLDKKAKYILLMDIVAADDCRYKFHNSRWMVAGKADPEMPKRMYIHPDSPATGEQWMSKVVNFHKLKLTNNISDKHGFTILNSMHKYQPRFHIVRANDILKLPYSTFRTYVFPETDFIAVTAYQNDKITQLKIDHNPFAKGFRDTGNGRREKRKQLALQSMRSYEEQQKKENGASDDSSGEQASFKCFGQASSPAVSTAGPPHLKDFCDSDEDSDDESKDGHIKDGPDSNKISTTTKDGKDHEASPAKGHTFSKTDSSRSRDSGPRTEKSQADSRQSPITVISSTTRSGEDLKSPSLEQPKTDECRSIGKDSFMPLTVQTESPHMAHSHFPNFGFPTGLTGQQFFNHLGSAHPFLLHPSQFNMGGAFSNMAAGMGPLLAAVSTGGVSTMDTASMASPSQSLTGAPGLPFHLQQHVLASQGLAMSPFGGLFPYPYTYMAAAAAASSAAVHRHPFLNAVRPRLRYSPYSIPMTVPDSTLLTMPSMAGGGTELKGDGLVPASPVSGISLDSTSEVTSHSSGISSGSVSMSPKTCTEKDAASELQSIQRLVSGLESNQDRPRSGSP, from the exons ATGAACTTCCTGATGAGAGATCCAGTCATACAGGGATCAAGTATGGCATATCATCCCTTTATGCCTCACCGGGGTCCGGAATTTGCCATGAGTGCAATGCTGGGTCACCAGCCTCCTTTCTTCCCGGCTCTGGCTCTCCAACACGGCGGATCGCTCTCCCTGCCGGGCGGCCTGGGGAAGCCGATCATGGACCAGCTGATGGGAGCCGCGGAGTCCGGCCTACACTTCTCTTCGCTTGGGCACCAGGCTGCGGCCGCACACCTCCGGCCTATGAAGACCCTGGAGCCCGAAGAGGAGGTGGAAGACGACCCTAAAGTTCACCTCGAAGCCAAGGAGCTTTGGGAACTCTTCCACAAGAGAGGCACCGAGATGGTGATCACAAAATCCGGAAG GCGAATGTTCCCCCCGTTCAAAGTGAGGTGCACTGGTCTGGACaaaaaggccaaatatattctCTTGATGGACATTGTTGCGGCCGACGACTGCAGATATAAATTTCATAACTCCCGCTGGATGGTGGCAGGGAAGGCCGACCCCGAAATGCCAAAGAGGATGTACATTCACCCGGACAGTCCGGCTACTGGTGAACAGTGGATGTCTAAAGTCGTCAATTTTCACAAACTCAAGTTGACTAACAACATTTCCGACAAGCACGGATTT ACCATACTCAACTCCATGCACAAATATCAGCCTCGATTTCACATTGTGAGGGCAAACGATATTCTCAAACTACCGTACAGTACCTTCAGGACATACGTTTTTCCTGAAACTGATTTCATTGCAGTGACTGCTTATCAAAATGACAAG ATCACCCAGCTGAAAATTGATCACAATCCATTTGCCAAAGGATTCCGTGACACGGGCAATGGGAGACGGGAAAAGAG GAAACAGCTGGCTCTGCAATCCATGCGTTCATACGAGGAGCAGCAGAAAAAGGAGAACGGGGCTTCAGACGACTCCTCCGGAGAGCAGGCTTCCTTTAAGTGCTTCGGCCAGGCCTCCTCCCCTGCCGTTTCTACCGCGGGCCCCCCACACCTGAAAG ATTTCTGCGACAGCGATGAGGACAGCGACGATGAGAGCAAAGATGGACACATCAAAGATGGTCCAGACTCCAACAAGATTTCCACGACTACCAAGGATGGGAAGGATCATGAGGCGAGCCCAGCTAAGGGGCACACCTTTAGCAAAACTGACTCTAGCAGGAGCCGTGACAGTGGTCCCAGGACAGAGAAAAGCCAGGCAGACTCGCGGCAGAGCCCCATCACCGTCATCTCCAGCACCACCCGCTCTGGAGAAGATCTCAAAAGCCCGAGTCTGGAACAGCCTAAAACGGACGAGTGCAGGTCAATAGGCAAAGACAGTTTCATGCCTTTGACTGTTCAGACTGAAAGCCCGCACATGGCCCACAGCCACTTTCCTAATTTCGGATTTCCAACAGGCCTAACAGGACAACAGTTTTTCAATCACCTTGGGAGTGCGCACCCGTTTCTCTTGCACCCAAGTCAGTTCAACATGGGAGGTGCATTCTCAAACATGGCCGCGGGCATGGGGCCACTTTTGGCAGCTGTGTCAACGGGAGGGGTGAGCACCATGGACACAGCTAGCATGGCATCACCTTCGCAAAGCTTGACGGGAGCGCCAGGCCTGCCCTTTCATCTGCAGCAACATGTCTTGGCATCGCAG GGTCTTGCCATGTCTCCGTTTGGAGGTTTGTTCCCCTATCCGTACACGTACATGGCTGCAGCCGCGGCAGCCTCCTCTGCTGCGGTGCACCGGCACCCGTTCCTGAACGCAGTGCGTCCCCGACTCAGGTACAGCCCTTACTCTATCCCCATGACGGTACCGGACAGCACCCTGCTCACCATGCCCTCCATGGCCGGCGGCGGAACCGAGCTGAAAGGAGATGGCCTGGTCCCGGCCAGCCCCGTGTCTGGTATCAGCCTGGATTCCACATCGGAGGTGACCAGCCACTCATCCGGCATTTCCTCCGGCTCTGTCTCCATGTCACCAAAAACTTGCACGGAGAAAGACGCAGCCAGCGAGCTGCAGAGCATCCAGCGCCTGGTCAGCGGACTGGAATCAAATCAGGACAGGCCACGGAGCGGATCCCCatag